A genomic stretch from Mauremys mutica isolate MM-2020 ecotype Southern chromosome 18, ASM2049712v1, whole genome shotgun sequence includes:
- the SEC16A gene encoding protein transport protein Sec16A isoform X1, which translates to MQPPPQTVPAGVGGPPPAGIARNTYWRNSPFSRRANAPVSGATAPVQPVTDPFAFGRQTPQGSLLGNPSKGNPLVMTGPAPSVFPRPAGVHSSQSYAGDNSHGLPTSLPTSVSQPGITSNTFSNVVTPSSPAHIINSTGEMHPSAEHGPHNSSAQSLYNTGAAHESSLSGHPAMAHVANRPLSRQDINRDPSNTSSVPTIAPFLPPPLQQTPPQWRPIRDNLQPQVQNYWPYTEPPSQNAVYSVSPVTSHLPPQANLHQGPAHQHIPQSTMQAPLVTGGEKNEISSFPVANHHVNSFQPENMFRQNIRMTNPWPSQPYQEQFYPQPLLPDSGFVNPITQENNPQKQSQNVSETPTGHTSTNADSGTLSMFFKGDEAENEEILSSEKNDLSGKANYDACQLHSGHMYHQPLHPQQAAASVLSQPQISISSANEAAQKGMDVQYFSKTISSQHETQTSKNSMYISDDKANVSKARETVGSHYENVENLECIQNQEVLPGEPQTINCSSPSVGSDLHRYGSLPGQLLPKNTIMSHAERGPNLEAPDSLPNPVRSDSVSSNYSNISHKSVSSSTRPQELVGTFIQQESGKPDEVSSASFFKQIDSSPLGGDSSEPNVSKNYHSNLSQPPTPSPPKPTGIFQTSANSSFEPVRSHGVGVKPAEVDQAKMVVELRENHPNQKNIKKSTAMPAASPGNLEQPPDNLETIFMPQVHPLPLTVTGEPGNMLQTASGPVVENIQSVPEKRPSTRAQGATKKCESPATTLWAHNELPNFGGNVLLAPAAPAVYVPAKQTVEIIQPPEEGLSSQQPNKPECVPVQPSQHGNASSENLENPPKMGEEEALQSQASSGYASLLSSPPTDSLQNHPILIAQPNQSYNLAQPINFSLSFCNQLTRNENNLSLKDPGVEDKPVTRLQAPHAGGILSGENVPLSVMQVGSSVNTPPSSNLSHSNLLQSPVNSSEITSNQSTNLLMQPPSQTPINLAPEGQKNANSEGCLPEFASKPGSNSAVSPGTNLPSGNASVLLVPPVNTMVPNNNSTNDSHSHEETSGALDFTVTRTLDKSKTSNPVQMHNPLLSCGPVFPQQPVNHAIQVGPDTHDKQHFYQQVTKDVQLQAPSDRATQGALLSQQQKQTALMPQTVPSGQSLVPSNYQMASGIKLTQAPQRQENQVSTNRYYPAGPPEGSSTQPPTSYSQTSPDKQPFSGQSLSAPTSSASVTTSHPAMPTMQQEQNPPPPQTPQDACGPPQNPYYYYRHPYDAYQTPYPQPYPPLDPRTAAHLYYQDDVYGQYGPRYQHYDRSNAAYADPGGYRYGEPERPSSRASQCSDRPPSRQGYTEDYYNPKSGWNDYYADYYANPYNYGDPSRWERYPSAYDSRYRDPRSYDQRYWYDTEQNPYQKREAYPYDNRQDRYEDHWRYDPRFAGSFDDETEPHRDPYGDEFDRRSVHSEHSAHSLRSSHSVHSHQSSFSSRSQQSQLYRSNHDLTANAYETTTQPVSLHTDYPYGGYPANFDGQQPFTDYGYSAETGWPSVEQVPSRPSTPEKFLVPHVCARFGPGGHLTKVLPNLPSEGQPALVEIHSMETMLQHMPEQEEMRAFPGPLAKDDTHKVDVINFAQNKATQCFQNENLIDKESASLLWDFIVLLCRQNGTVVGTDIAELLLRDHKTVWLPGKSPNEANLIDFTNEALEQVEEESGEAQLSFLTDSLITTIDSLERETERFRELLLYGRKKDALESAMKHGLWGHALLLASKMDNRTHARVMTRFANSLPINDPLQTVYQLMSGRMPAASTCCGDEKWGDWRPHIAMVLSNLTNNMDVESRTIITMGDTLASKGLLDAAHFCYLMAQIGFGVYTKKTTKLVLIGSNHSLPFFKFATNEAIQRTEAYEYAQSLGTQPCCLPNFQVFKFIYACRLAEMGLAAQAFHYCEVISKTVLKNPYYYSPVLIGQLIQISSQLRLFDPQIKEKPEQELFIEPSWLVRLRHLDGQIKDGTIAYNADRSTPQQYACSTPSSELDHVSQCDGTGSGQEMGPATENPLLTSLLPNTVHHMQGVQLMPSAPQTILEGSAAMTPPTQQETVGGVPFYPVAPPSIGPGSGFAPPGFPNQYGAEQPSLYLGSTVPPGGPPPQAAEPRPEEQLNQEIAMQRIPQESPIQKTFPEQREEDFYGKMANMAPGRRSRSTSQSSAHMGYGRRSRTTSESSTHSIGRERCNSAAKQPSPPPPSIPEGKETNKEIKKEPAVRKSGANWFRWLMGKGKNEAHLPDDKNKSIVWDEKKQRWVNLDEPEEERKPPPPPPAGFPKAPQTAPPGPGGPPGVNIFSRKAAGTRARYVDVLNPSGAKSSGAVPAPSDLFAPLAPMPIPANLFLPNSVPEEQQPMEGSGAQEQTLSANQVSADATTEPQYLNSTMLPPGSELPGSNPDGSQSGELSRSSSMSSLSREVSQHFNQPLRSVPPSGGPPAGTVQFYNPSQFAQSPATTGSSRLGRIGQRKYPTLK; encoded by the exons ATGCAGCCACCTCCACAGACAGTTCCAGCAGGAGTTGGTGGACCACCTCCTGCAGGAATTGCTCGTAACACGTATTGGCGAAACAGCCCATTTAGTAGACGGGCAAATGCACCGGTCTCAGGAGCAACTGCCCCAGTGCAGCCTGTGACAGACCCTTTTGCATTTGGCAGGCAAACTCCACAAGGTTCCCTGTTAGGTAATCCATCCAAAGGCAATCCCCTGGTTATGACAGGTCCTGCTCCATCAGTGTTTCCTCGTCCAGCTGGTGTGCATTCTTCTCAGTCATATGCAGGGGATAATTCTCATGGACTGCCTACATCTTTACCAACATCTGTATCTCAACCAGGAATAACTTCAAATACTTTTTCTAATGTGGTGACTCCTTCATCACCTGCACATATTATAAATAGCACTGGAGAAATGCATCCAAGTGCAGAACATGGACCCCATAACTCTTCAGCACAGTCGCTTTATAATACAGGAGCAGCACATGAAAGTTCTCTCAGTGGACATCCGGCTATGGCACATGTGGCAAACAGACCCCTAAGCAGACAAGATATTAATAGGGATCCAAGCAACACTAGTTCAGTGCCTACAATAGCACCATTCCTCCCTCCACCTCTTCAACAAACCCCACCTCAGTGGAGACCCATTCGAGATAACCTGCAGCCTCAGGTTCAGAACTACTGGCCCTACACTGAGCCACCTTCTCAGAATGCAGTTTATAGCGTTTCTCCTGTTACGTCCCATCTTCCTCCCCAAGCAAATCTGCATCAGGGACCTGCACATCAACATATTCCACAAAGTACCATGCAAGCACCTTTGGTCACTGGTGGTGAAAAGAATGAGATAAGCAGCTTCCCAGTTGCCAACCACCATGTGAACAGCTTTCAGCCTGAAAATATGTTTAGACAGAATATAAGAATGACTAATCCTTGGCCAAGTCAACCTTACCAAGAACAGTTTTACCCACAGCCTCTTTTACCAGACTCTGGTTTTGTTAATCCCATCACTCAGGAAAATAACCCACAAAAACAATCTCAAAATGTGTCTGAAACACCAACTGGACATACATCCACAAATGCAGATTCAGGAACTCTCTCCATGTTTTTCAAAGGGGATGAGGCAGAAAATGAAGAAATACTTTCATCAGAAAAAAATGATCTGTCCGGTAAAGCTAATTATGATGCTTGTCAGCTACATTCAGGGCATATGTATCACCAACCACTGCATCCTCAGCAGGCTGCAGCTAGTGTTCTCTCTCAACCACAGATTAGCATAAGCTCAGCTAATGAGGCAGCGCAAAAGGGAATGGATGTCCAATATTTTTCTAAAACTATAAGCAGCCAGCATGAGACACAGACCAGTAAAAACTCTATGTATATTAGTGATGACAAAGCAAATGTTAGCAAAGCTCGTGAGACTGTTGGGTCGCATTATGAAAATGTTGAGAACCTGGAATGCATTCAGAATCAAGAAGTTCTGCCAGGTGAACCACAGACTATTAATTGCTCATCCCCAAGTGTAGGTTCTGATCTGCACAGATATGGGTCACTACCAGGGCAGTTGCTTCCAAAGAACACCATCATGAGCCATGCAGAAAGAGGACCAAATCTAGAGGCACCCGACTCGTTACCTAATCCTGTCCGATCTGATAGTGTATCCTCAAACTACAGTAACATAAGCCACAAGAGTGTTTCTAGTTCAACAAGACCTCAAGAGCTTGTTGGTACATTTATTCAGCAAGAAAGTGGGAAGCCTGATGAGGTGTCCTCTGCCAGTTTCTTTAAGCAGATTGACTCCTCTCCTTTGGGAGGAGATTCGAGTGAGCCAAATGTCAGCAAGAATTACCATAGTAATCTGTCCCAGCCTCCAACTCCAAGCCCTCCCAAACCTACAGGAATATTTCAGACAAGTGCAAATAGTTCTTTTGAACCAGTAAGGTCCCATGGAGTTGGGGTAAAACCTGCAGAGGTTGACCAAGCAAAGATGGTGGTTGAACTAAGAGAGAACCACCCAAACCAAAAGAATATTAAGAAAAGTACTGCTATGCCAGCTGCCTCACCAGGTAATCTTGAACAGCCACCAGATAACCTGGAAACTATTTTCATGCCCCAAGTACATCCATTGCCTCTTACAGTCACTGGTGAACCTGGAAACATGTTGCAGACTGCTAGTGGACCTGTTGTGGAAAACATACAATCGGTACCTGAGAAAAGACCCTCAACAAGAGCACAGGGAGCAACTAAAAAGTGTGAGAGTCCAGCAACAACTCTCTGGGCTCACAATGAGTTACCTAACTTTGGGGGCAATGTTCTTCTAGCCCCTGCCGCTCCTGCAGTGTATGTACCTGCCAAACAGACAGTGGAAATTATTCAACCGCCTGAAGAAGGGCTGTCTAGTCAGCAGCCAAATAAACCAGAGTGTGTTCCTGTGCAACCATCCCAGCATGGGAACGCCTCTTCTGAAAACCTTGAGAATCCTCCCAAAATGGGAGAAGAGGAGGCACTTCAGTCTCAGGCAAGTTCAGGTTATGCAAGTTTGTTGTCTTCTCCACCCACGGACTCTCTGCAAAATCACCCTATCTTGATTGCCCAGCCTAATCAAAGCTATAATTTGGCTCAGCCAAttaatttttctctttctttttgtaATCAGCTAACCAGGAATGAAAATAATCTTTCACTGAAAGATCCTGGAGTTGAAGATAAACCTGTAACAAGACTCCAAGCTCCACATGCTGGTGGGATCCTCTCTGGGGAAAATGTGCCGCTGTCTGTGATGCAGGTTGGATCTTCAGTTAATACTCCTCCATCTTCTAATCTGTCACATTCTAATTTATTACAAAGCCCTGTTAATTCTTCAGAAATCACCTCAAATCAATCCACAAATTTGTTGATGCAACCTCCATCTCAAACTCCAATTAATTTGGCTCCAGAAGGTCAAAAGAATGCTAATTCAGAAGGTTGTCTGCCTGAATTTGCTAGTAAACCAGGATCTAACTCAGCTGTTTCTCCTGGGACAAATCTCCCCAGTGGGAATGCAAGTGTGTTGTTAGTTCCACCAGTGAATACCATGGTGCCTAATAATAATTCTACAAATGACTCGCATAGTCATGAAGAAACTTCTGGAGCACTCGATTTTACAGTAACACGGACACTGGACAAAAGCAAGACCAGTAATCCTGTACAGATGCATAATCCATTACTTTCTTGTGGTCCAGTATTTCCTCAGCAACCAGTCAATCATGCTATCCAGGTGGGGCCAGACACACACGACAAACAACATTTCTATCAACAGGTAACAAAAGATGTGCAGCTTCAGGCTCCATCAGACAGAGCCACACAGGGGGCATTGCTTTCTCAGCAACAAAAGCAAACTGCTCTAATGCCGCAAACAGTACCTTCTGGGCAGTCCTTGGTTCCTTCAAATTATCAGATGGCTTCAGGAATTAAACTTACCCAAGCACCACAGCGACAAGAGAATCAGGTGTCAACTAATAGGTATTATCCAGCAGGTCCCCCAGAGGGTAGTTCAACACAGCCACCAACAAGCTATAGTCAAACAAGTCCTGATAAACAACCATTTTCTGGTCAGTCATTGAGTGCTCCAACTTCATCAGCATCTGTTACCACCAGTCATCCAGCCATGCCAACCATGCAACAAGAGCAAAATCCACCACCACCTCAGACTCCTCAGGATGCCTGTGGGCCACCACAAAACCCTTACTACTATTACAGACATCCTTATGATGCTTATCAGACTCCATATCCGCAGCCTTACCCTCCCCTGGATCCTAGAACAGCAGCTCATCTCTATTACCAG GATGATGTCTATGGACAATATGGTCCCCGCTACCAGCACTATGATAGAAGCAATGCTGCCTATGCAGATCCTGGTGGTTATCGATACGGTGAGCCTGAGCGTCCTAGTTCCAGAGCTAGTCAGTGCTCTGATCGACCTCCTTCTAG aCAGGGGTATACTGAAGATTATTATAATCCAAAAAGTGGTTGGAATGATTACTATGCAGACTACTATGCAAACCCATATAATTATGGAG atcCAAGTCGCTGGGAACGTTATCCATCAGCATATGACTCCAGATATAGAGATCCCAGAAGTTATGACCAGAGATACTGGTATGACACTGAACAGAATCCATACCAAAAGAGAGAGGCATATCCATATGATAACAG ACAAGACCGATATGAAGATCACTGGCGATATGATCCTCGCTTTGCTGGAAGCTTTGATGATGAAACTGAGCCTCACAGAGACCCTTATGGTGATGAATTTGACAGACGAAGTGTCCACAGTGAACATTCTGCCCATAGCCTCCGTAGTTCCCACAGTGTTCATAGCCATCAGAGCAGCTTCAGTTCTCGCTCTCAGCAA AGCCAGCTTTATAGAAGCAACCATGATCTGACAGCTAATGCATATGAAACCACCACCCAGCCAGTCTCGCTTCACACAGATTATCCATACGGAGGATACCCTGCTAACTTTGATGGTCAACAGCCTTTTACAGATTATGGTTACTCAGCTGAAACTGGATGGCCATCTGTAGAACAAG TCCCATCAAGACCCTCGACACCTGAGAAATTTTTAGTGCCTCATGTCTGTGCAAGGTTTGGTCCTGGGGGCCATCTGACAAAAGTGCTGCCAAACCTGCCTTCAGAAGGACAGCCGGCTTTGGTTGAGATACACAGTATGGAG actATGTTGCAACATATGCCAGAACAAGAAGAGATGAGAGCCTTTCCGGGCCCTCTTGCTAA AGATGATACCCATAAAGTGGATGTCATTAATTTTGCACAAAACAAAGCCACACAGTGCTTTCAGAATGAAAATCTAATTGACAAAGAGTCTGCAAGCCTGCTTTGGGATTTTATTGTATTGTTGTGCAGACAGAATGGG ACTGTAGTGGGCACAGACATTGCAGAGCTTTTGTTACGAGATCACAAAACAGTTTGGCTTCCTGGAAAATCGCCCAATGAAGCAAACTTGATTGACTTCACTAATGAGGCTTTGGAGCAAGTGGAAGAGGAGTCTGGTGAAGCTCAACTCTCATTTCTCACCGATAGTCTTATAACCACAATTGACAGTCTTGAAAGAGAGACGGAGAGATTCAGGGAGCTTCTGCTTTATGGTCGTAAGAAG GATGCTTTGGAGTCTGCCATGAAGCATGGATTATGGGGTCATGCTCTGCTGCTTGCCAGTAAAATGGACAACAGAACACATGCAAGAGTCATGACCAG aTTTGCCAACAGTCTTCCAATTAATGATCCTCTGCAAACTGTTTACCAGCTCATGTCTGGAAGAatgccagcagcatccaca TGCTGTGGAGATGAGAAATGGGGAGATTGGAGGCCTCATATTGCTATGGTACTATCCAACTTGACCAATAACATGGATGTGGAATCGAGGACTATTATCACCATGGGAGATACTCTTG CTTCTAAAGGCCTTTTAGATGCTGCTCATTTTTGCTACCTGATGGCCCAGATCGGGTTTGGCGTTTATACAAAGAAAACAACAAAGCTTGTCCTAATTGGATCAAATCACAG TTTACCATTTTTTAAGTTTGCCACCAATGAAGCCATTCAAAGAACAGAAGCCTATGAATATGCACAGTCACTGGGAACCCAGCCCTGCTGTTTACCCAATTTCCAG GTTTTCAAATTCATCTATGCTTGCCGACTAGCTGAGATGGGACTTGCTGCACAAGCGTTTCATTACTGTGAAGTGATTTCCAAAACTGTCCTTAAAAATCCCTATTATTATTCGCCTGTGCTTATCGGCCAACTTATTCAG ATATCATCTCAGTTGCGCCTGTTCGACCCACAGATTAAAGAGAAACCAGAGCAGGAATTATTTATTGAACCTTCTTGGTTAGTACGACTTCGGCACTTGGATGGACAGATCAAG GATGGTACGATAGCTTACAATGCAGATAGATCCACCCCTCAGCAGTATGCCTGTAGCACACCAAGCTCTGAATTAGACCATGTCAGTCAATGTGATGGAACAGGTTCTGGACAGGAAATGGGGCCTGCTACTGAAAACCCATTGTTGACATCCTTGTTACCTAATACTGTGCACCACATGCAAGGTGTGCAGCTAATGCCTTCAG CCCCTCAGACTATCCTTGAGGGATCAGCAGCTATGACTCCTCCTACGCAGCAAGAAACTGTTGGTGGTGTTCCTTTCTATCCTGTGGCCCCTCCCTCTATTGGGCCAGGGTCTGGCTTTGCACCACCAGGCTTTCCAAATCAATATGGAGCTGAACAGCCTTCACTGTACCTGGGATCTACAGTGCCACCGGGAGGACCACCTCCTCAAGCAGCAGAACCACGGCCAGAAGAGCAGTTAAACCAGGAAATAG CAATGCAGAGAATTCCCCAGGAATCTCCAATTCAAAAGACTTTCCCTGAACAAAGAGAGGAGGATTTCTATGGCAAAATGGCAAATATG GCGCCGGGACGAAGATCCAGATCTACCTCTCAGTCTTCAGCACACATG GGCTATGGGCGAAGATCTCGGACCACCTCAGAATCCTCCACCCATTCTATAGGACGAGAAAGATGTAACTCTGCAGCAAAgcagccctctcctcctcctccatccattCCTGAAGGGAAAGAGACCAACAAAGAGATCAAGAAGGAGCCAGCAGTGAGAAAG agTGGTGCAAATTGGTTTCGCTGGCTGATGGGAAAAGGAAAGAATGAAGCTCACCTTCCAGATGATAAGAACAAATCA ATTGTTTGGGATGAAAAGAAACAGCGCTGGGTTAATTTAGACGAACCAGAAGAGGAG AGGAAGCCACCGCCACCACCTCCAGCCGGGTTTCCTAAAGCTCCTCAGACTGCTCCACCTGGGCCCGGGGGTCCACCCGGTGTCAACATTTTTTCCAGAAAAGCAG CAGGCACCAGAGCTCGTTACGTTGACGTTCTAAACCCAAGTGGAGCGAAATCCAGTGGTGCTGTTCCTGCCCCATCAGACCTGTTTGCCCCCTTGGCACCAATGCCTATCCCTGCAAACTTGTTTCTTCCAAACTCAG TTCCTGAGGAGCAGCAACCTATGGAGGGAAGCGGGGCACAAGAACAGACATTATCTGCAAATCAAGTCAGCGCTGATGCTACTACAGAACCACAG tatttaaaCTCTACAATGCTTCCACCTGGTTCTGAACTCCCTGGGTCCAATCCAGATGGCTCCCAGTCAGGAGAG CTTTCGCGCTCTAGTTCAATGAGTTCATTATCACGTGAAGTAAGCCAGCATTTTAATCAG CCTCTCCGTAGTGTGCCACCTTCTGGGGGACCTCCAGCAGGAACTGTTCAGTTCTACAACCCTTCTCAATTTGCACAA TCTCCTGCAACTACTGGAAGTTCAAGGCTGGGGAGAATTGGACAGCGAAAATACCCAACATTGAAATAG